A window of Apium graveolens cultivar Ventura unplaced genomic scaffold, ASM990537v1 ctg5982, whole genome shotgun sequence genomic DNA:
ATCTCCAAAAAGTGAAAACTTTTATCAAACAATTACCTTTTcctctttattttatttatatgatTACGCTTGTTATTATTGATTTTTGTGTCTCCTTCCACTTGAAGCTTTTCACTGTTACACTTATCATTTTCGGGTATCAATATTATTTCAAATTGTTGCATGTTCCTTATCCTGTGTATTCACGGGATACCTAACTCATTTACTTGTCATTTTCGGGTATAATGATTTTATACTACCATTTCCGAGTAGTCAAAACTCTTAAAttttcaatttatttatttttaaaaaattgaagtAATCGAAGTACTACAGAAGTACTACTACACGGAAATAagtttttccaaaaaaaaattgcaactacttttaaaatttattttttcatCAACTTTGGGAATATTATCACCATTAGTAGCAAAGTTTCTGTAAAGTTGTAGACAAATAATTGCGATGACGAGTGCATTTTCCATTTAAATAGGGAACATAGTATATTGCAAGAGAACATGAACATTGAATACGTAAACATAGAATGAGAGAAATACATTGCAGCTGAAAATTGGATAATGAATGAAGCTCTCAAATTTTTTAGTCATCCGCAAGATTAACTACGTATTGATCAAACTCTGGATCCGCAATCTCGTTACCAATCTCATTGTCTACATCATCATCCTCTTGTATCTGAGTGGATGTATGCATATGACCTCCCTCCCCATATCCGTGGGTCGAGGCATACGTACTCGACCGAGTATCACGCGATGGGCATGCATGGGGGACCTGAGTGCCATAACATATGGTTGTAGCCATACCAGCATCATCGTGGCCTTTAGAAAAATCCCCAGGTTTGAAAATATATTTCGCATATTTTTTATCCCACTGCCGCTCATCTTCACGTATCTTTTCAGCCCTACACTTTGCAACTGCATCCTCGTACTCCTTTTTCCTCATCTCACCATGAAGTGGTAGTGTCGAAACATTTGCTTTAACTCATATTCATGTACCTCCTTTATAATATGTCCAGAGTTGAAACTCTTATTAATATTTTCTTCATACTCGATCGTTGATTTCATAAAATTCAGGTGCATTTCCCCATAACCAACAAACTCTTCATTATCACGGACGGCATACCCTTGTGCGTCCCGTATACCTCGCATTCTTCAAATAAATTGTTTGACCAGACAGATTTATGCTCGTTGAGCTTCAGTCGTTGCCTAAGATTCGGTCCATTTATACCAATTAACTTCCCCGTAATCACAAATATCAGAACTAGCGTGTCCCTTGCCCTTGTCCATGACCTGACTGTAGCAGTCTCAAAATCTAGAAAATGTAATACTAGAAAGGGGAAACTTTAGTTGATGACTTATAGTTTTGCAGGTATTTATATATGCATAATTTTACATTGTTAAAATGTTAtatcactacgccataagtgctcAAATGCTATGCTTTTTTTGAGTGTTGCAAGAAAAGCGTTCTGTTAGGTATGCTTTTGCTTAATCTTCTCCAACACTATTCAAAAAGCATTGCATTAAACAGAAATGTAGTGTTTTGGTAAAATTATTAGTGTTGTGACGTGTAACACCACGTTTAAGCGTTGCATTATATTAAATTTTGTTTGAGATTATAAAAATAGATATATCATCAAAGCAAATACAATAACTTTAACATTTTAGTCATTTATTTccttaaaatataaaatataatattttatttaatttaacataTTTAGACATACATTTTATATAAGTTTAAATCGTATTTTGAatttttgtaaaattataaattttgaaaattaaaaaaaatttaaaaaaatattttttaatcaaaatatagGTTTTTCGTTTAAgcattttattattttaaattatttttgagattataaaaatagatatattatcaaaattaataaagtaactttaaaattttaatcatatttttaaaatataaaatatagtattttatttaattaaacaTATTTAAACATACATTTTATATAAgtttaaatcatatttttaatttttataaaattataaatattgaaaattaaaaaaaatctaaaaaacaatatttttaataaaaatataggtttttaagaaaaatgaaggctaggagtCACAACATAATCTTAAGCACGGAGACTTAGGTGGAATTCTAAACCACTGCAAGACAACTATTGTTTTGttaaaaaaatagaaatataATATATGCACTTAATACTCTTCCCAAATTTTGGGCGGACAAAACTCCCCTTGTAGCAAAAATTTTGGGAGAAAATTTTCCCCCTTTCTCAGTCTCATTTTCCCCCTTTGTCACTCTCATTTCGCACAAAACTCATCAGGCTCCCCCTCCCTCCCTCTATCTATCTATCTCTCTCTCCCCCATCTCCTCTTTCTCTCTCCTTAATTTCTCTTTAATCTTCTCTCTTCCCTCACCTTTCTTTCAATCCATCTCAAACCCTAATTTACCCCATCCTCACAAATTAGTAGTCACCACTTCATAAATTAAAACCATGCCGTAGTTAAGCAAAAACCCAACTTGAAATGGGTTTGATTTATGCTAATTAATCTTAAAAATAGCTTATTTGGTTCGATTGAAGATTGTTTGATGAAATGGAAGGACTTCTCTGTAACAAATCGAGCTTAAAATTAGGCATATTTGATTTAGCAGTTTGAAATCAAGCCTTGTAAACAACTGGTTTTGTTTGATTAGCTATGTAACttcttttttaaaattaattttttttattttagttaaGTTTTTGTTCATGGGTTTGAAGGCTTAGAGCTTGAGTTTTGTAATCAAGCTGTTATTGCTCTAAGTACTCACCTCAACAACAGTCTATCTTAAACAAATTAGAAAAATTGTATGTTTGAACCCACATAAGATGAGGTCAGAAGGGGAAGAAGATCTCGAATATCCACAACAGAGAAAAGATGACAGGTTTGAAGTTAAATGAGAAGAATAGCCAGatttttctcttttctttgtATGGACTTCTCTCTTTGAACTTTGTCGACctctatgttgttttagatatcTGCACACATGTACTTTGGTCGACTAAAGCTAGAAAAGGAATTCTTCACTTCCTCCTTTATTTTGCGTAATCCTCTGGAGCACTGATTCATGCTTGTAGCTTCTTGTAAGATGAAGTTCTGAATATTTTTATTCTGCCTCCTGTTCTTTCCTATGCTTTCTGTTTATTAGCATGCGAGTACGGTTATAGGTTGATTTTATCTCCCCCACAGGCACGTAGCTCACTAGGCAGCAGAATAATGTCGACTTTCACCTGAAGAAACTGCTTTCATTGGACATAGTGAGTTCCTGGATGAAGGTACACAACAGGTTACTTAATTAACTTGGTGAATCCAATTTGATATATGCAGAATCTTTGTTCAATTACACCAAGTTGTTAATGATACAACACCGCATTTCCCGTTATTGTTGTATCCAGGTGACGAGTTCATTGATTTTCACTGAAGCTCACATTATTTTGAGGCTCTTGTTAAAGACTCTGCCTTGTTTCACAAAATAAAGTCCCAGTAAGTACATTTCACAAAACATACAATTTGTTTTAAATAATTGGACTATGTCTGCTCTGGTTTGATTTAGAATTAGATAATTATCTCTACTTCATGTGGGTTGTTTGGGGAATGGTTTAATGATAACTGTATGTGTTGTGTGGGTTGTTTGGGAAACGGTTTGATGATGACCTATGAAAAGAATTATTTTGGTGTTTATGTACATGATTCAAGGactgaaaagaaaatgaagatcTTAGTAGTGCCATATGGATGGAGTGCCACTCATTTTTCTAAGTTTTCGGGGAGCCTAGTTTCTTTGAGCTAGGATGCTGATTTACTTTCgagtttttatttttattaagtatttaCTTCGAGTAGTTCATGTTCATGTTTTCTAAGTTTAGGCCACCTTTAGTGAAACTCTAAAAAAATTGTGCTGTTTGTAGCTTTAAAACAGAAAGCAGATTTGGAAGTTGCTAGATGAATCATAAAAATCCACAGGTCATATATTTTTGTTTACATGATAGATGTACTAGAATTTTACATGCCTGGTCATAATTGTAACTGCATAAATCTAGGATTGGATCTTTAATCTGTAGTAATATATGTTTATAGGGTCAGTCAGATCAGACTGAGATATAAAAGCCTTCACAGTAAGGTTGTTAAGCTAGGTCATATTTCCTGCCACTTTGTCCGCAAGGCGCTTCTTAACATGTATGCTAAATGTAATGTTTTTGATGACTGCGTAAAACTGTTCAGGCAAAATAAAATCAATGATGCAGTGACCTGGAACATTGTTTTATCTGGGTTTTCGGGGTCCCGGATTCATGACAGTGAGGTGATGAGATTATTTTTCAAAATACATACTGCTGAGGACCTTAAACCTACCTTTGTCACTATTGCTATCATTCTTCCTGTTTGTGCTCGTGCAAGAGCTCTGGGTGCAGGGAGGAGTGTACATTCTTATGCGATAAAAAATGGATTAGAATCAGATACCCTGGTAAAAAATTTACTGGTCTCTATGTATACAAAATCTGGTCTTATCTGTGATGAATCAATTGTCGTGTTTCATATTATCACTGAAAAAGATGTTGTTTTATGGAATGCTATGATTTCAGGGTTTGCAAAAAACAAATTCACAGGAGAGGCATTTAAACTGTTCTACTGGATGCTAAAAGAGTCTGTTATACCAAATTATGCAACTATTGCCAATATTCTGCCTGTTTGTGCTAGTTTAAAAGTGGATGCTGCTTATCGTTTCGGGAAAGAGATCCACAATTATGTATTACATTGGCCAGAACTAATGGATGATATTTATATGTGTTTTAATTGGAGATGATACAGTGATATTATTGAAACCTTTGTCTTACTTCTGATTTGCAGGATTCACCAATTCGTGTACCAGCAGAATAATTTCTTACATTAAGGGCATTTGATGCCCCACCAATTGCAATAGCTCTAGCTGCAATTGTAATAATATCTTTTTGGCACATCGAATTTAGTAGTTAGTATGATGTTGGGGTTGTTTGATGTATTTTGTGGATGGAACTTGTAATGGGGTTGTTGGATGATGTTTTGGATGGCTACTAGAAATTGTTGAATGGTTATTAGGATAATTTTCACGGACTTTTGTAATTATGAAATATATCTTATAAAAATTTTAATTAAAGCGTTGTATTTGATATTTGGGTGTTGCATTATAAAGTAATAGTAATGTTTTTACCAGATATTGTGGTGTTGCATTAGCTATATAAGCGTTGCTTTTAATTATGTTCTACTGTCCTAAAAGTTGATAAAAATGTTGCATTATATACCAGTGACGTGGCATGTGGACCGCTGCTGACGTGGCATGTGTACCCACAGCTGACGTGGTGCTTGTGTGGAGCCCATTACTGATGTGGCATCCACGTGTCACGTGCTGATGTGGCCTTAACGTGGGCCCCACACATGGAGTCTTACATCCAGTTTATGTTAGAGCCAACGCTTTTTGGTGTTGCATTTGATGTATATACTGTTGCATTACATCTATTAGGCAATGCTTATTGGTGTTGCTGTAGACCCCCAAAAAGCGTTGCATTAGGCCTCTAATGCAACGACCGCAGATGTAACGCCCCTTGGTGTTGCATTATTGAAAATGCAACGCTTTTTTGACATAAGACAACAACAGAAGAGCATAACATTTgagcacttatggcgtagtgtatTAAGTTGTGCAGTTAGGAATGTGGAAATAATTGTTGTTACTGGGCAAATAAATTTTAAGATGAAAGTATTCATTTGTGTTGTTGATTTGAGAACAAAAGTTGAGTtgtcaaatcattttaaaaaattgcATGTGACTACTCCTGTGATTTTATGAAAACATTTCCTTTAAGTACATACAATAC
This region includes:
- the LOC141702955 gene encoding putative pentatricopeptide repeat-containing protein At5g08490 encodes the protein MYAKCNVFDDCVKLFRQNKINDAVTWNIVLSGFSGSRIHDSEVMRLFFKIHTAEDLKPTFVTIAIILPVCARARALGAGRSVHSYAIKNGLESDTLVKNLLVSMYTKSGLICDESIVVFHIITEKDVVLWNAMISGFAKNKFTGEAFKLFYWMLKESVIPNYATIANILPVCASLKVDAAYRFGKEIHNYDSPIRVPAE